A genomic segment from Candidatus Liberimonas magnetica encodes:
- a CDS encoding gliding motility-associated C-terminal domain-containing protein, with product MGSVKVSGFPYNIESSATQGLSSIKGPSSITQERQPVISGKITSTGGNITGIWGRYSSVNKSTWTLATPVDGAFDSTSEDFTYQVSSPLADGEHIIEIKALNENGEQDAVYYTYHFWVGNAPPAVNSTAQNNLNNVIIYPNPYKPGSGTNHDRTGGVVFANLTNNAKISIFNISGELVYEANEVNGSGTLEWDGKNKSGNKVSSGVYVYLITNSGGEKKTGKISILK from the coding sequence ATGGGCAGCGTTAAAGTCAGCGGTTTCCCATACAACATAGAATCGAGTGCAACTCAAGGATTAAGTTCTATCAAGGGGCCGTCCTCAATTACACAGGAACGGCAGCCTGTTATCAGTGGAAAAATAACCTCGACCGGCGGAAACATTACGGGCATTTGGGGCAGGTATTCGAGCGTTAATAAAAGCACCTGGACACTTGCAACACCGGTTGACGGAGCATTTGACAGCACAAGCGAAGATTTTACTTATCAAGTATCATCACCTTTGGCAGACGGCGAGCACATAATTGAAATAAAAGCATTAAATGAAAACGGCGAACAGGATGCTGTTTATTACACATACCACTTTTGGGTAGGCAATGCCCCGCCTGCAGTTAACTCAACTGCTCAAAATAATCTGAATAATGTAATTATTTATCCTAACCCGTACAAACCCGGTTCCGGGACAAACCACGACAGAACCGGCGGAGTTGTCTTTGCAAACCTGACAAATAATGCTAAAATAAGCATATTCAATATCTCCGGAGAGCTTGTTTATGAAGCAAATGAAGTAAACGGCAGCGGGACTTTGGAATGGGATGGTAAGAACAAAAGCGGCAACAAGGTTTCAAGCGGTGTCT
- a CDS encoding M23 family metallopeptidase, translating to MIKKIILLLFISINLFGQNLDSPGNWEIISDYGPRNVANSWFHYGIDYAGSEGESIKTVESGAIKKIEWDDNGGGFYIGMIGTTGYWTYLHIFNGVKDDHPLPKTSGNWKLQAVVLERQDTNESIESTVIILYSGSKIQKVLSTYNNRWVKDSSGSYLLDSSGNKITTQSTVSAGEAIAPVGTSGGVGAHCHLGCRPLEASTEKDNPLQYVSHETSNFKATILSPKGAITKSQAHSPIPIKLRINSSTGLDLDKAEIFLDGTEAASKIASFIYGGRNDETSTNNAKASSGETTGWITYRVSPYGTTAGYDDFVIDSYDFSLLPQGNHSITIHAADVHKEEFVYEFNLNIGDRGMEGERTTIYSNGSTSVEQNPFVDCGMNFTGSYFHSGYAGATPDYVEVTDFSVSQENVPIENLSKIEFSFDGCGGGAKALADLDRYVGLYVTFKDENGYYHESTNVCVFRYDEPEDSPAYNPKTGLETKSITISELMNKAGVGNAAWVKYVDVVLSSSMENSFCVDSHGNICSGTPLWAALKSAVSHTT from the coding sequence ATGATTAAAAAAATAATATTACTCCTCTTTATTTCGATAAACCTTTTTGGTCAGAATTTAGACTCACCTGGAAATTGGGAAATAATATCGGATTACGGTCCGAGAAATGTTGCCAATTCTTGGTTTCATTATGGGATAGATTATGCCGGCAGTGAAGGTGAAAGCATAAAAACAGTAGAAAGTGGGGCAATAAAGAAGATTGAATGGGATGATAATGGAGGCGGATTTTATATTGGTATGATTGGAACAACCGGCTATTGGACATATTTGCATATTTTTAATGGAGTGAAGGATGACCATCCTCTGCCGAAGACATCAGGAAATTGGAAACTACAAGCCGTCGTTTTAGAAAGACAAGATACTAATGAATCTATCGAATCAACTGTTATTATTTTATATTCTGGAAGTAAAATTCAAAAAGTTTTATCTACTTACAATAATCGCTGGGTAAAAGACTCTTCCGGGAGCTATTTGTTGGATTCGTCAGGCAACAAGATAACAACGCAAAGCACTGTTTCTGCCGGCGAGGCGATAGCTCCCGTAGGCACATCCGGCGGAGTCGGCGCACACTGTCATCTGGGCTGCCGCCCTCTTGAAGCTTCAACAGAAAAGGACAATCCTCTGCAATATGTTTCTCACGAAACAAGCAACTTTAAGGCAACGATTTTAAGCCCTAAAGGTGCAATTACAAAATCGCAGGCACATAGCCCTATACCTATAAAATTAAGAATTAACTCAAGCACGGGGCTTGACCTGGACAAAGCGGAAATATTCCTTGATGGGACAGAAGCAGCAAGCAAGATAGCGTCGTTTATATACGGCGGGCGGAATGATGAAACTTCTACAAATAACGCAAAGGCATCAAGCGGCGAAACAACCGGATGGATAACTTACAGGGTCTCTCCCTATGGTACAACCGCAGGTTATGATGACTTTGTAATCGACAGTTATGATTTCAGTCTTTTACCGCAGGGAAACCATTCCATAACAATCCATGCCGCAGATGTTCACAAAGAAGAATTTGTCTATGAATTTAATTTGAACATAGGCGATAGGGGTATGGAAGGAGAACGGACAACGATATATTCAAACGGCTCTACTTCTGTTGAACAAAATCCGTTTGTTGACTGCGGCATGAATTTCACGGGGAGTTACTTTCACAGCGGCTATGCCGGGGCAACGCCTGATTATGTAGAAGTTACTGATTTTTCAGTTTCACAGGAGAACGTCCCAATTGAAAACCTGTCAAAAATAGAGTTCTCCTTTGACGGATGCGGCGGCGGGGCAAAGGCCTTGGCGGATTTGGACCGCTATGTCGGGTTATATGTGACTTTCAAGGATGAAAACGGATATTACCACGAAAGCACAAATGTATGTGTATTTAGATATGACGAACCCGAGGATTCCCCTGCTTACAATCCTAAAACGGGGTTAGAAACAAAAAGCATTACTATAAGCGAACTTATGAATAAAGCAGGGGTAGGAAATGCCGCCTGGGTAAAGTATGTTGATGTAGTGTTGTCCAGCAGCATGGAAAATTCTTTCTGTGTCGATAGCCACGGCAATATATGTTCCGGAACACCGTTATGGGCAGCGTTAAAGTCAGCGGTTTCCCATACAACATAG